In a single window of the Streptacidiphilus sp. P02-A3a genome:
- a CDS encoding cyclase family protein: MTTPDSTEDLPTNWGRWGPDDELGTLNHISDAARARGVAAARMGRVVSLALPVRPAPLAGPVPFATGPQPAGVMQMMNFNGSPTRALTDVLIVNTHHGAVTHIDALAHIPLGDQVYPGVPIARAVVGGTVQHGSTTPFAAGITTRGVLLDLAPQGRLRPGHLVTGQDLDEAEQRAGVPLESGDALVVRGGWRIADHLGEPVPAMTVDAVRWMAEREVSLYAGDIGDPPPIRPSGPLAMHQVALARLGMPLIDNAEVTALAAACHELDRHSFLFVVAAAAITGATGLPVNPLAIF, from the coding sequence ACAGCACCGAGGACCTTCCCACGAACTGGGGTCGATGGGGTCCGGACGACGAGCTCGGCACCTTGAACCACATTTCGGACGCCGCCCGTGCCCGCGGGGTGGCGGCGGCGCGCATGGGTCGGGTGGTCTCGCTCGCCCTCCCGGTGCGGCCCGCGCCGCTCGCCGGCCCGGTCCCCTTCGCGACCGGCCCCCAGCCCGCCGGCGTCATGCAGATGATGAACTTCAACGGATCGCCCACGCGGGCGCTGACCGACGTGCTGATCGTCAACACCCACCACGGCGCCGTCACCCACATCGACGCCCTGGCCCACATCCCCCTCGGCGACCAGGTGTACCCGGGCGTCCCCATCGCCCGGGCGGTCGTCGGCGGAACGGTCCAGCACGGCTCCACCACCCCCTTCGCGGCCGGGATCACCACCCGGGGCGTCCTGCTCGACCTCGCCCCGCAGGGGCGGCTGAGACCGGGCCACCTGGTGACCGGCCAGGACCTCGACGAAGCCGAACAGCGCGCCGGCGTCCCCCTCGAATCCGGCGACGCACTCGTCGTCCGGGGAGGTTGGCGGATCGCCGACCACCTGGGGGAGCCGGTACCGGCCATGACCGTCGATGCCGTGCGGTGGATGGCCGAGCGTGAGGTCAGCCTCTACGCCGGTGACATCGGTGACCCGCCACCGATTCGTCCGAGTGGACCCCTGGCCATGCACCAGGTCGCGCTCGCGCGGCTGGGCATGCCGCTGATCGACAACGCCGAGGTGACCGCCCTGGCCGCGGCCTGCCACGAACTCGACCGCCACAGCTTCCTGTTCGTGGTCGCCGCTGCTGCGATCACCGGTGCCACCGGCCTGCCGGTCAACCCCCTGGCCATCTTCTGA
- a CDS encoding amidohydrolase family protein, which yields MTLPSEPLIDVHAHFVTEHYIAAAQSAGIAHPDGMPSWPTWSTADQLDLMDRGGIQTSFLSVSSPGTHFGDDRAARSLSREVNEFAARIRDQHPARFGFFASLPLPDIEGSVWEAVHSLDTLGADGIAVETNHHGLYLGDARFEPLWQELDARGAVVFVHPTSPPHSDAVSLGRPRPMLEFIFDTTRAASDLVFNGVLTRYPGIQWVFTHGGGALPLLADRMELFRQGLRMGAEDGDLPSLSVQDQVCGLWFDMAGTPFPNQIPAFVQAFGTERLLYGSDYCWTPPALALAQIAAIDAAPRPSAEDSWRTLTTRNAERLLKRPALRHV from the coding sequence ATGACCCTTCCCTCCGAGCCGCTGATCGACGTGCACGCGCACTTCGTCACCGAGCACTACATCGCCGCCGCGCAGTCGGCCGGCATCGCCCATCCGGACGGCATGCCGTCCTGGCCCACCTGGAGCACGGCCGACCAGCTGGACCTGATGGACCGCGGCGGAATCCAGACCTCCTTCCTGTCCGTCTCCTCGCCCGGAACGCACTTCGGCGACGACCGGGCCGCGCGGTCGCTGAGCCGGGAGGTCAACGAGTTCGCCGCCCGGATCCGTGACCAGCACCCCGCACGCTTCGGATTCTTCGCCTCGCTGCCGCTGCCGGACATCGAGGGCTCCGTGTGGGAGGCCGTCCACAGCCTGGACACCCTGGGCGCCGACGGCATCGCGGTCGAGACCAACCACCACGGCCTGTACCTCGGCGACGCGCGCTTCGAGCCGCTGTGGCAGGAGCTCGACGCCCGGGGCGCGGTGGTGTTCGTCCACCCCACCTCGCCTCCGCACTCCGACGCGGTTTCGCTCGGGCGGCCCCGTCCGATGCTGGAGTTCATCTTCGACACCACCCGCGCCGCGAGCGACCTCGTTTTCAACGGCGTCCTGACGCGGTACCCGGGCATTCAGTGGGTCTTCACCCACGGCGGCGGGGCGCTTCCGCTGCTCGCGGACCGGATGGAGCTGTTCCGCCAGGGCCTGCGGATGGGCGCCGAGGACGGGGATCTGCCCTCCCTTTCCGTGCAGGACCAGGTGTGCGGCCTCTGGTTCGACATGGCGGGCACGCCCTTCCCGAACCAGATCCCCGCCTTCGTCCAGGCCTTCGGCACGGAGCGTCTGCTGTACGGCAGCGACTACTGCTGGACGCCCCCCGCGCTGGCGCTGGCCCAGATCGCCGCCATCGACGCCGCGCCGCGGCCCTCGGCCGAGGACAGCTGGCGGACCCTCACCACCCGCAACGCGGAGCGCCTGTTGAAGCGCCCCGCCCTGCGTCACGTCTGA
- a CDS encoding FAD-dependent monooxygenase, whose product MPCVSTALIIGGGIAGLSAAVALARVGVRCEVVELADSPAGASIGLSGRVPEALDELGVYDALYAVSTRFDADTTAVSQRDSTGRILSAGPQRPQWPGAKTAIGVHRPVLLQILEDTAQELGVKVFKGVTADTSEEDDDGVAVTMTDGRQARYDLVVGADGIGSRTRAQLFPDGPKPTYAGQFSLRWMLPSAPVDGEGWYRGPVGRVGFYHLPQDLVYIPAVVDVPERARMSDQEVYSLFARLLDSYTAPAMVELRSRLTPDADLIGRPFEWILLPAPWHRGRTLLIGDAAHATTAHMGMGGGMAIEDAVVLAQCIAAAPTLAAAFDAFMTRRFARVSTVVETSVAMSRLELDDAPPAENMALASAAFKILGQPY is encoded by the coding sequence ATGCCCTGTGTATCGACAGCACTGATCATCGGAGGCGGCATCGCCGGCCTCTCGGCGGCCGTGGCGCTGGCCCGGGTCGGAGTCCGGTGCGAGGTGGTGGAGCTCGCCGACTCGCCCGCCGGAGCATCGATCGGCCTGTCCGGCCGGGTGCCGGAGGCGCTCGACGAACTGGGCGTCTACGACGCGCTCTACGCCGTCAGCACACGGTTCGACGCCGACACGACGGCGGTCTCCCAGCGGGACTCGACCGGCCGCATCCTCAGCGCGGGCCCGCAGCGCCCGCAGTGGCCCGGAGCCAAGACCGCGATCGGCGTCCACCGGCCGGTGCTGCTGCAGATCCTGGAGGACACCGCGCAGGAGCTCGGCGTGAAGGTCTTCAAGGGCGTCACGGCCGACACCTCGGAGGAGGACGACGACGGTGTGGCCGTCACCATGACCGACGGCCGGCAGGCCCGCTACGACCTGGTCGTCGGGGCCGACGGGATCGGCTCCAGGACCCGCGCCCAGCTCTTCCCGGACGGCCCGAAGCCCACCTACGCGGGGCAGTTCAGCCTGCGCTGGATGCTGCCGAGTGCCCCCGTCGACGGGGAGGGGTGGTACCGGGGACCGGTCGGGCGGGTGGGTTTCTACCATCTGCCCCAGGACCTGGTCTACATCCCGGCTGTGGTGGACGTGCCCGAGCGGGCGCGCATGTCCGACCAGGAGGTGTACTCGCTCTTCGCCCGCCTCCTCGACTCGTACACCGCCCCGGCCATGGTCGAGTTGCGGAGTCGGCTGACCCCGGACGCGGATCTGATCGGCAGGCCCTTCGAGTGGATCCTGCTGCCCGCTCCGTGGCACCGCGGGCGCACCCTGCTCATCGGCGACGCCGCCCACGCGACCACCGCGCACATGGGCATGGGCGGTGGGATGGCGATCGAGGACGCCGTCGTCCTGGCGCAGTGCATCGCGGCGGCACCCACCCTGGCGGCGGCCTTCGACGCCTTCATGACGCGGCGGTTCGCCCGGGTCTCCACGGTCGTGGAGACGAGCGTCGCCATGTCCCGCCTCGAACTGGACGATGCTCCTCCGGCCGAGAACATGGCCCTGGCCTCGGCCGCGTTCAAGATCCTCGGACAGCCCTACTGA
- a CDS encoding MFS transporter → MSALNAEPDGTTNTGTTIPTGALPQVLPGSLRNLFGWLAAGYASMFIVSLGAGTVLNPLLVEHVVGSAHKVSALGVVSGVSAVFAALANLVAGAWSDRMGRRNPFILGGGLLAAVSLAFLGGAGSLLLITLLWSVSQFFLGAYQAALTAVVPDRIPKHRLGTASAIVGAGLPFGGLVGVLAAGALSKSLAVGYLVFAVVIALTAVLFARRIKDVPRPRSAPGRPGLRRQAAALASSLRDHDFRWAFTARVLMVLGYFSVFGYQLYILQDHVTMPHGISPTTGVGILTAIGMIATGVAAVLGGLLSDRLGRRRIFMTVAGVVLGLVMILPIVSPTWPVMMVFSLLNGLAFGCFMAVDIAVVITVLPSESDAARDLGVLNVANAGPQIFAPFLAALLIAHLGGYDALFAVAGVFAIAGAAAASRIRKIR, encoded by the coding sequence ATGAGTGCGTTGAACGCAGAACCGGACGGCACGACGAACACCGGCACGACGATCCCCACCGGGGCGCTGCCGCAGGTACTACCCGGCAGTCTCCGCAACCTGTTCGGTTGGCTGGCCGCCGGCTACGCCTCCATGTTCATCGTCTCCCTGGGCGCCGGTACGGTGCTCAACCCCCTGCTGGTGGAGCACGTCGTGGGCAGCGCCCACAAGGTGTCGGCGCTCGGGGTCGTGTCCGGCGTCAGCGCCGTGTTCGCTGCCCTGGCCAATCTGGTCGCGGGCGCCTGGTCCGACCGGATGGGTCGCCGCAACCCGTTCATCCTCGGTGGAGGGCTGCTCGCGGCGGTGTCCCTCGCCTTCCTCGGCGGTGCCGGAAGCCTGCTGCTCATCACGCTGCTGTGGTCCGTGAGCCAGTTCTTCCTGGGCGCTTACCAGGCGGCGCTCACGGCCGTGGTGCCGGACCGCATCCCCAAGCACCGACTTGGCACCGCCTCCGCCATCGTCGGGGCCGGTCTGCCGTTCGGTGGCCTGGTCGGGGTCCTCGCCGCCGGCGCCCTGTCGAAGTCCCTCGCCGTCGGCTATCTGGTGTTCGCCGTCGTCATCGCCCTCACAGCGGTGCTGTTCGCGCGGCGGATCAAGGACGTCCCACGTCCCAGGAGCGCACCGGGACGACCGGGCCTGCGCCGCCAAGCGGCCGCTCTCGCGAGCAGCCTGCGGGACCACGACTTCCGCTGGGCCTTTACCGCCCGGGTGCTGATGGTGCTGGGGTACTTCTCGGTGTTCGGCTACCAGCTGTACATCCTCCAGGACCATGTGACGATGCCCCACGGCATCAGCCCCACTACCGGTGTCGGCATCCTCACCGCCATCGGGATGATCGCCACCGGCGTGGCCGCGGTGCTCGGCGGACTGCTGTCCGACCGGCTGGGACGGCGCAGGATCTTCATGACGGTGGCAGGAGTGGTACTCGGCCTGGTGATGATCCTGCCGATCGTCAGTCCCACCTGGCCCGTCATGATGGTGTTCTCCCTGCTCAACGGCCTGGCGTTCGGCTGCTTCATGGCCGTGGACATCGCCGTGGTCATCACCGTGCTGCCCAGCGAGAGCGATGCCGCGCGTGACCTGGGCGTGCTCAACGTCGCCAACGCGGGCCCGCAGATCTTCGCCCCGTTCCTGGCCGCGCTGCTCATCGCCCACCTCGGCGGATACGACGCCCTGTTCGCGGTCGCGGGGGTCTTCGCGATCGCCGGAGCCGCCGCCGCGTCCCGGATCAGAAAGATCCGCTGA
- a CDS encoding 3-keto-5-aminohexanoate cleavage protein, translated as MKRSPKAIISCAVTGSAHTPSMSEHLPVTPEEIAAQSVDAVEAGAAIVHLHARDPLTGQPTADPEVFMRFLPCIKERTNAVVNITTGGAMTMSIDDRLAAARRARPELASMNMGSMNFGVFPAAEVDRVWKHDWEQRYLRASESAVFTNTFAQIATTLRELGDGAGTRFEYECYDVGHLYNLAHMADRGLAKPPFLVQCIFGVLGGIGADPDNLQHMVTIADRLFGDDYYLSAFAAGRHQMPFATQSALLGGHVRVGLEDSLYIARGELATSNAQQVAKVARILTEIGRDIATPDEARTMLHLKGADHVGF; from the coding sequence ATGAAACGATCCCCGAAGGCCATCATCAGCTGCGCCGTCACCGGCTCGGCGCACACGCCCAGCATGTCCGAGCACCTCCCGGTCACACCGGAGGAGATCGCCGCACAGAGCGTCGACGCGGTGGAGGCCGGCGCGGCGATCGTGCACCTGCACGCCCGGGACCCGCTGACCGGGCAACCGACGGCCGACCCGGAGGTGTTCATGCGGTTCCTGCCGTGCATCAAGGAGCGGACGAACGCGGTCGTGAACATCACCACCGGTGGTGCCATGACCATGTCGATCGACGACCGGCTCGCCGCGGCCCGCCGCGCCCGGCCGGAACTGGCGTCGATGAACATGGGGTCGATGAACTTCGGCGTCTTTCCCGCCGCCGAGGTCGACCGCGTCTGGAAGCACGACTGGGAGCAGCGCTACCTGCGTGCCTCCGAATCAGCGGTGTTCACCAATACCTTCGCCCAGATCGCCACCACCCTGCGGGAGTTGGGTGACGGCGCGGGCACCCGTTTCGAGTACGAGTGCTACGACGTCGGGCACCTCTACAACCTCGCCCACATGGCCGACCGCGGCCTGGCGAAGCCGCCGTTCCTGGTCCAGTGCATCTTCGGCGTCCTCGGCGGGATCGGGGCCGATCCCGACAACCTCCAGCACATGGTGACCATCGCCGACCGGCTGTTCGGCGATGACTACTACCTCTCGGCCTTCGCCGCGGGCCGCCACCAGATGCCCTTCGCCACGCAGTCCGCGCTGCTCGGCGGCCACGTCCGGGTCGGCCTTGAGGACAGCCTGTACATCGCCCGGGGCGAGCTCGCCACCTCCAACGCCCAACAGGTCGCGAAAGTGGCGCGGATCCTGACCGAGATCGGCCGCGACATCGCCACCCCGGACGAGGCCCGCACCATGCTCCACCTGAAGGGAGCGGACCATGTCGGTTTCTGA
- a CDS encoding amidohydrolase family protein — protein sequence MSVSEAAAFVVRNVRLFDGEQIIDRADVVVEGERITGVTPHSGTPHHDAERYGVERYDADRYEVVDGTGATLLPGLIDSHTHPTGNALALAILFGVTTEMDLFTVPERLGNQRAVAAERNDVADIRSASTGATVLGGHPSMLIGLSFREQFPVIDGPEDAAQFVRDRVAEGADFIKLLIDDGTAMGHPSPTLSEETARVVVAEAHAHGLLAVAHATSVRNALAAVRAGVDGLVHVFMDQPPGEDVIHTIREAGVFVIPTLVTMGSMAGELTGQAVADDGRARPYIPDDWHQNLCSCWQLGSPSSLENAKLATRALHRAGVTIVAGTDAADVGVLGTAHGVSLHQELALLVDCGLTPTEALTAATSSAATSFGLLDRGRVTPGRQADLLMVHGDPTTDITASLSIRAVWRRGQRLHRAPASRPSATPSG from the coding sequence ATGTCGGTTTCTGAGGCAGCCGCGTTCGTCGTGCGGAACGTCCGCCTCTTCGACGGCGAGCAGATCATCGACCGGGCCGACGTGGTGGTCGAGGGCGAGCGGATCACCGGTGTCACCCCCCATTCGGGAACCCCGCACCACGACGCCGAACGCTACGGCGTCGAACGCTACGACGCCGATCGCTACGAGGTCGTCGACGGCACCGGTGCCACCCTGCTGCCGGGCCTCATCGACTCCCACACCCATCCGACCGGCAACGCGCTCGCGTTGGCGATCCTGTTCGGCGTCACGACCGAGATGGACCTGTTCACCGTCCCGGAGCGTCTCGGCAACCAGCGCGCGGTCGCCGCCGAACGCAACGACGTCGCGGACATCCGCTCGGCGTCGACCGGTGCGACCGTCCTCGGCGGACACCCCTCGATGCTGATCGGCCTGTCGTTCCGGGAACAGTTCCCGGTGATCGACGGCCCCGAGGACGCGGCGCAGTTCGTCCGGGACCGTGTGGCCGAGGGGGCCGACTTCATCAAGCTCCTCATCGACGACGGAACCGCGATGGGGCATCCCTCGCCGACGCTGTCCGAGGAGACGGCCCGCGTCGTGGTCGCCGAGGCACACGCGCACGGACTGCTCGCGGTGGCCCACGCGACGAGCGTGCGGAACGCGCTCGCGGCGGTACGGGCCGGAGTCGACGGCCTGGTCCACGTCTTCATGGACCAGCCGCCGGGCGAGGACGTCATCCACACCATCAGGGAGGCGGGAGTCTTCGTCATCCCGACGCTCGTGACGATGGGCTCGATGGCTGGGGAACTCACCGGCCAGGCAGTCGCCGATGACGGTCGTGCCCGACCGTACATTCCTGACGACTGGCACCAGAACCTCTGCAGCTGCTGGCAGTTGGGCAGCCCCAGCTCCCTGGAGAACGCGAAGCTCGCGACCCGCGCACTCCACCGGGCCGGTGTCACCATCGTGGCCGGTACCGACGCCGCCGACGTCGGTGTGCTCGGCACCGCACACGGTGTCAGCCTCCACCAGGAACTCGCCCTCCTCGTCGACTGCGGGCTCACCCCGACCGAGGCACTGACCGCGGCGACGTCCTCGGCGGCCACCAGCTTCGGGCTGCTGGACCGGGGACGCGTCACGCCGGGCCGACAGGCGGACCTGCTGATGGTCCACGGTGATCCGACTACGGACATCACCGCCAGCCTCTCCATCCGAGCCGTGTGGCGCCGGGGTCAACGACTCCACCGCGCTCCCGCGTCGCGGCCGTCGGCCACCCCGAGCGGCTGA